GTGCAGGCGCGAGAAGGGTTTGGCGGACTCGGGGGTCAGGGGCTGCCCGCTTTCATGGGCCCAGATCACCTTGTGCTCGGCCCCGTGGTACTGAAAAACGCGGCGGATGTCGGGCAAAAGGGAGATGACGGCGATGTAGCCCACGAACATGGCCATTTTGAACAGCCCGTCCCAGGCGTGGAAGGAGAGCTCCTCCACCCCGCCGGACAGCCCCAGGGCCTTGACGCCCAGAGTGAACAGGTGCGGCAGGACCACGAAGAGAAACAGGGCGAACCCCACGGAGGCGGCGATGGTCAGGGTCATGGCCCAGGGCTTGAGCTCCTGGTTTTCCTCCTCCAGGGCCTTTTGGGCCGAGAAGTTGAGCGCCGAGATGCCGTTGACCAGGGTCTCCAGGAGGATGGGAAAGCCGCGCAAAAAGGGCTTTTTGAGAAGCGGTCTGGAGGTCAGGCTGAACCAGGGGCGGTTTTCGACTTCAATGGCCCCGTCGGGCTTGCGCACGGCGATGGCCAACCGGTCTTCGGCCCGGATCATGACGCCTTCCATGACGGCCTGACCGCCGACGGGGG
Above is a genomic segment from Desulfolutivibrio sulfodismutans DSM 3696 containing:
- a CDS encoding DUF1385 domain-containing protein, with translation MIFGLVKRLVCQSASPVGGQAVMEGVMIRAEDRLAIAVRKPDGAIEVENRPWFSLTSRPLLKKPFLRGFPILLETLVNGISALNFSAQKALEEENQELKPWAMTLTIAASVGFALFLFVVLPHLFTLGVKALGLSGGVEELSFHAWDGLFKMAMFVGYIAVISLLPDIRRVFQYHGAEHKVIWAHESGQPLTPESAKPFSRLHPRCGTAFVLFVLAVSIALYAVLVPGVLALFSPENVILKHAYIVGLKLVLMIPISAVAYEIVKYAGKHYDRPLCRILSGPGLFMQMLTTHEPDEKQLEVAIAALNGAIRKPQEA